The window CTTCGCGGTGTTCGCGTGCTCCCCGCACGGAAGGCCCTGGTCGTAGCGCCAGGAGGCCTGCCGGATGACGAGCTCGGCGGCGGCGAGGCGCATGTGTGCCTCGGCCAGCGGGAAGGCGATCCCCTGGTTCTTGCCGATCGGGCGGCCGAAGACGACCCGCTCGTTGGCGTACTGGGTGGCGACGCGCAGCGCGGCCTTGCCGATGCCGAGCGCCTCGGCGGCGATGAGAATGCGCTCCGGGTTCAGGCCGTCGAGCAGGTATTTGAAGCCCCTGCCCTCCTCGCCGACCAGGTCGGACCCGTCGACCCGCAGGCCGTCGTAGCGCACCTCGCAGGACCCGACGGCGTTGCGGGCGATCTTGTCGATCTGGTGGATGTCGACCTCGGGCCGGCGCAGGTCGGCGAGCAGCAGCGTCATGCCGTCCGTGCGCTTCCTGACCTCCTCCAGCGGCGTGGTCCGGACCAGCAGCAGCACCTTCTCGGCGACGTGGCCCTTCGTCGTCCACACCTTCTGGCCGTGCACGATGTAGTCGTCACCGTCGCGGACGGCGCGGGTGGTGATCGACGTCGTGTCGGTGCCCGCGTCCGGCTCGGTGACGCCGAAGGCGACCTGCAGCTCGCCGGTGGCGACCCGCGGCAGGTACTTCTCCTTCTGCGCCTGGGAGCCGAACTTGACGACCGGGTTCATGCCGAAGACGGAGATGTGCAGCGCGCTGGCGGCGTTCATCGCGCCGCCGGAGGCCGCGACCTCCTCCATCACGATGGAGGCCTCGGTGATGCCGCCACCGCCGCCGCCGAACTCCTCGGGGATGGCAGTGCCGATCCAGCCGGCCGCGGCCATCTCGTTGTAGAACTTCCACGGGAACTCGTGGTTCTTCTCGTGCTGGCGCCAGTACTCGGCGTCGAACCCCTTGCAGATGTCCCGCACGGCCTCGCGGATGGCGGTGTGCTCGGGCGGTTCCTCGAACTCCATGGAGGCTCCCTCAGTCCGTCTCGTCCGCGGGCCGGCAGTGCATCAGCGCGGATCGGAACGCGCGGCAGACCAGCTCGTCGTACTGGTTGTAGCCGTCGTGGCGGAACTCCACGATCCCGACGCCGGGGCGCGAGCTCGACAACCGCGCCTTGGTCACCTCGGTGATGACGTGCAGGGTGTCGCCCGCGAACATCGGCTTGGGGAACTCGATCGAGCCGAAACCCAGGTTCGCGACCGTGGTCCCAAGCGTCAGCTCCGGCACGGCGAGCCCGACGACCGTCGCGACCGTCATCATCGAGTTCAGCAGCGGCCGCCCGAACTCGGTCTTGGACGCGAACTCGTGGTCGAGGTGCAGCGGCTGGGGGTTCATCGACAGCGTGGTGAACAGCACGTTGTCGGTCTCGGTGAGCGTCCGGGTGATCGCGTGGTGGACGACCGTCCCGACCGGGAGCTCCTCGAACCAGGAACCCATTCTCCGGCTCAGCGCACTCGCCTCCTCAGGTTCGGTGCCGGGCCGTTCCGGCACCTGAGACCACACACGGGCTCACTACAGCACGCCGAGCGACCGTCGCGCCCCGAGAAGTGGCGCGTGCCGCCGCTCGTCCGGCTGGTCCCGCTCTCCCGATCCGATAATTACCATCTCGCGAACCGGTAAGTACCATCTCGCAGCCCGGTAGGTCCAGTCTCACGATGCAGGTGGGCCCCGCCCGCGGCTCGGCTACGCGGCGGCGGCCGCGAGATCGGTGGCGGCGAGGTCGGTCGCGGCGAGGTCGGTCGCGGCGACCGAAAGGGCCGCGATCTCGGCGGCCGAGGCGTTGCCGCCCGTGACAACCACCGCGACGCGCTGGCCGGCGAAGTCATCCGGACGAGCGAGGATCGCGGCGAGGGCCGCGGCTCCGGCGCCTTCGGCCAGTGTGTGCGCGTCGCTGGCGAGCAGGCGCTGGGCGTCGGCGATCTGGTCGTCGTCGACCAGGTGGAAGTCGGCGAGGCCGGTGCGCAGGACCCGTTGCGGCAGCTCGTAGCCACGGCCGGTGGCGAGGCCGCAGGCGTTGGTCCGGATCGGGCGGCGCACGCACTCTCCGGACCGCCACGAGTCGTGCGCGGCCGGCGCCGACGATGACTGGACGCCGATCACCCGACATCGGGGCGCGAGCCGAGCGGTGACCAGGCTGGCGCCGGCAGCGCCGGTCCCGCTACCGATCGGGACGATCACCGCGTCGAGGTCGGGCCACGCCTCGACGACCTCGAGATACGCCGTGCCCACGCCGGCGATGAGTTCGGGAGTGTCACCGGGACTGACGAGCAGTTGGCCGCTCTCGGCGGCGATCTCCTCGGCGCGGGTCTGGGCCGCGGCCATGTCCGGGCCGTGCAGCTCGACGGTCGCGCCGAGGGCGCCCAAGGCCCGGACCTTCGAGGCGGCGGCGGTCGTCGGCATGACGACCGTGCACGGGGCGTCGAAGGCGGCGCTGGCATAGGCCATCGACTGGGCGTGGTTGCCGGTCGAGTAGGTGATGGTGCCGCGAGCACGCCGCTCGGACGACATGCCGGCAAGCAGCGTCAGCCCCCCGCGCACCTTGAACGCGCCGGTTGGCTGGACGTTCTCGTGCTTGACGTAGATCGTCACCCCGACGGCGGCGTTGAGCGCCGGGTAGGTCCACATCGGCGTGGCGGGCAGATGGCCGGCCAGCAGGTCCCGGGCGGCGGCGATGTCGTCGAATGTCGGGAGGGCACGGGCGGCAGGACGGTCATCCATGTCACCATGGTCAGCCGCGGTCTCCCATTGGTCCAATGCCAGATTTCGGCTAGAACTATCAACGACGTTGATATGTTGACCGGATGCTGGACATGACCAGGCTGCGGGTGCTGGTCGCGGTCGCCCGGCACGGCTCGGTCACCGCCGCGGCTCGCGCCCTCCAGTACGCGCAGCCGTCGGTCAGCCACCACCTGGCCCGGTTGGAGGCGGAAACCGGCAGCCAGCTCGTCCAGCGCGTCGGCCGCGGGATTCGACTCACCGAAGCGGGCCGGGTGCTGGCAGAACGGGCGGAGGAGATCCTCGGCCGGCTGGACGCGGCCGAAGCGGAGCTCGCCGCCTACACCGGTCTGCGGGCCGGCCGGGTCCGTCTGGTCGCGTTCCCGTCGGCGCTCGGCACGTTCGTACCCGCGGCCGCGGCAGCGTTCGCCGCCGACCATCCCGGCGTCGAGCTGCGCCTCACCGAGGCCGAGCCGCCGGACGCCATCCGCCTGTTGCGGGCCGGCGAGGCGGACGTCGCCCTGCTCTTCGCCTACCGGGACCTGGCGCGGGATGAACACCCGGAAGCCTCGCCGCCCGGCGGCGGGCGGACCCCGGTCACGCAGGCACCGACGCCCGCACCGGCACCCGCACCGGCACCGGCACCGGCACCGGCACCGGCGATGGTTCCGCGACCAACGCGGCCGACGCCGAACGAACGGCTGTCGCCTGACCCGACGTGGATCGAACCGGAGGACGACGGTCTACGCCGGATGACGCTGCTCACCGAGTCGATCTATCTGGTGACTCCGGCGGGCCTAGCGGGAGACCGGTTGGCCGACCATCGCCACCGGCGCTGGATCGCGGGCTGCGAACGGTGCCGTACCGCGCTGCTGCGCTCCTGCGCCACCGCGGGATTCAGCCCCGACATCGCCTTCACGACCGACGACTACCTGGCCGTCCAGGCGCTCGTCGCCGCCGGCCTCGGCGTGACCACCCTGCCCGGCCTGGCCCTCCAGGCGCATCGCCATCCCGGCGTCCGGGCGAGCCGGCTGCCCGGCCAGACCCGCACGGTCAGCGCCGCCGTCCACGGCGAGCCGCCCGACCCGCCGGTCACCGCCGCGCTCCTCGCTCATCTCAGGGCCGCCACCACCGCCTGGGCGTCCTTCAACGTGACCAAGGACTAGCACCGCCGCGAACATCCACGCGGCCTACCCACCCGCTCCCGAGCCGACAGCCCGGCGCTGGTACCGGCCGTGGGGCCGGTACCAGCGCCGGGCTGCGTGCGCCGGGCTCGACGAGCCGCTAGCTCGCCGGCTTCGTCAGGTCGTAGACGGTCTGACTCCCGACGGTGACGGAAGTGAACGTCGCCTGGACCCAACTGGCGATCTGGGAGTTGGCACCGCCACCGCCGCCGAAGCCGCCACCGCCGCCGCCTCCACCGAGGTAGTAGTGGATCTTGCCGTCGGCGACGTACTGCTTGAACTGGTCCAGGGTGAGGACCTCGTCGCTTCCCGTGAAACCACCGATCGCCATCACCGGAAGGCCGCCGGTGGCGAGCTCCAGCGACGCGGCGCTCTGCGCCGAGCTCACGGCGGCGACCCAGCGATACCCGTCGGATCCGCTGGTGAGGAGCTGGGTGACAGCGCTGTCGGCCTGCCCCTCCATGCCGCCACCGCCACCGCCGAGGCCGCGGTCCTGACCGGTCAGGTCGCCGTCCTGACCGCTCGTGGCACTCCCCTGCTCACTCGGGGCACCCTCCTGGCCATTGGGCGCGCCCTCCTGACCGTTCGCGGCGCCTTGCCCCGGCGCGCCGCCGCCCATCGTCCGGAAGCCACCGGCACCACCGGCCGAGGCGGGCCCGGCCAGCGGAATCGAGCCCGTGTGCGGCACCGAGGCCGTTTCGAGGGCGTAGGCGGTCGGTGCGGCCAGCGTTCCGAAGATCACAGCGGCCAGGGCCAGCACCGCGGCCGACCGGCGAACGGGCGAGCGCCGCAGGACCGGCCAGAGCAGCAGCGCGGCGGCACCGACCAGGCCGACGACGAGGACAGGAACCCGCAACCAGCTCTGCCAGTCGGTGCGGCCCAGCAGGACGTAGCTCCAGACCGAGGTCACGCCGACGCTCAGCGCCAGCAGCAGGCGGCTGACGATCTCATCCCTGGTGCGCCACAGCTCCCGTGCGCCCAGGGCGATCGTTCCGGCGAGCCCGGGGGCGAGCGCCACCGTGTAGTACTCGTGGATGGTGCCTTCCATGTAGCTGAAGACGACGCCGGTCACGACCAGCCAGCCACCCCAGAGGAGCAGCGCGGCGCGCGCCCGGTCGGTGCGGGCGGCTCGCCGGGTCGCCCACAGGCCGCCGACCAGCAGGATCAGCGCGGCGGGAATGAGCCAGGAGATCTGGGCGCCGAAGTTCTCGTTGAACATGCGGCCAAGGCCGGCCGTCCCACCAAAACCGCCACCGCCACCGCCAGGCCCGCCGGCACCGGGCGCCCCGCCGAACGCACCACCCATCGCGTCGGACGCGGCCGAACCATAGCCGGCCGCGCCGTTCAGGCCAGGCACCGTCCCGCCCGCCCCGGTCGCTCCGCCCGCGGCGCCGAGGCCACCCGCGTACTGCTGACCGGTCGATCCGAGCGCGGACAGCGCCTCCGACGCCACGGCGCCCGGACCACCGCCGCTCCCACCACCGCCGCCGTTGCCGTCCCCACCGAAGATCCGGCCCAGCCCGTTGTAGCCGAACGCGAGGCCGAGCACGCTGTTGTTCCCGGAGCCGCCGATGAACGGCCGAGAGCTCGCCGGCCACAGCACGGTCGCGAGCACCCACCAGCCGGCACCGACGATCACACCGACGGTGCCCGCGAGTACGTGGCCGATCCGGGCACGCAGCCGGGTCGGCGCGGCGATCAGATAGACCAGCGCGAACACCGGCAGCACCACGAACGCCTGGAGCATCTTGGTCAGGAAGCCGAACCCGATCGCCAGGCCCGCCAGCGCCAACCACCGCCACGAGGCCGCCTCCAACGCCCGCGTCACGCAGTAGGCGCCGATGACGAGCAGCAGGACGAGAAGCGCGTCCGGATTGTTGAACCGGAACATCAGCACCGCCACCGGCGTGAGCGCGAGCAGCGCCCCGGCGGCGAGCCCGACGGCCGGGCCGGCGACCCGCCGCACGGCGGAGTAGAGCAGGCCGACGCTCGCGACGCCGCACAGCGCGTTCGGCACGAGCATGCTCCAGCTCGAGAACCCGAACACCCGGCCGGAAAGCGCCATCATCCACAGCGAGGCGGGCGGCTTGTCGACGGTGATGTAGTTCGACGAGTCGATCGAGCCGAAGAACAGTGCCTTCCAGCTCAACGTGCCGGCCTGCACGGCGGCCGCGTAGAAGCTGTTTCCGTAGCCGGACGCGCCCAGGTCCCAGAGGTAGAGCACCGCCGTCAAGGCGAGCAGGACGAGCAGCGCGGGACGCGCCCAGCGCGGGTCCTCGGGCCGGCCGCGCACGAGCCGAGTGAGCCGGCCCGAGCGCCCCGCGGCTCCACCGGAGTGAGCGCGACGCCTCCCGCCAGGGTGTGGCTCGGCGACGGGTGGCTCGACGACGGGTGAGTCCGCGGTGGGCAGGTCGGCGACGGGTGCGTCGGCGAGCCTGTGCTCTCCCGGCCAGGTGTCCACGACGGCGACCTGGCTCGGTTCCACGGGGTACGGATGGTCGGCCACCGGGTTCTGGCCGGCCGAGTAGCGGGGAGCGCCCCAGGCGCCCTGGTCGGAGGTCATGATTCCTGCTCTGGCTCGCGGGGACGGACGGGCTGGAAGAGGCTGCCGGGAACCGACTCGCTCGGCCGCTCCGCTTGGGGGCGAGGCACGTCGGAATGGCCGCCACGGCGCGGGTGGAACACCCAGGCGCGGAAGGCGACGAAGCGCAGCAGCGTGGCCGTGAGGTTGGCGCCGATCAGCACGGCGAGCTCGAGCACCCGCCCCGCGTCGGGAGCGAATGCCTTCAGACCGCCGAGGGCGCCGCTGGTCAGCGCCAGGCCGAGGCCGAAGACGACCAGTCCCTCGACCTGGCTGCGGGCGCCGACCCCGCGGATGCCGAAGGTCAGCCGGCGGTTGGCGGCCGTGTTGGCGACCGCGGTGAGCAGCAACGAGACGAGGTTCGCCCCCTGCGCGCCGAGCGGGCCGCGCAGCAGGACGAACAGCGCCAGGTAGGCGGCGGTGCTCGCGACCCCGATGGTCCCGAACCGCGCGAGCTGCTGGATCAGCTGCCGCTGGCCCGACGCGTCGGACACCTCGGACGGGATGAGCGGCTCCTGCGTCGTCAACGGCGCGCGGCCGAGCTGGGCGCGCAGCTCCCGGACGGGCAGCTGCCCGCTCGCCAGTGCCCGGCCCAGGCGCGCGATTCCGCGCAGGTCGGCGAGCGCGGTGGCGACGATGTCGACGCGGCTGTCCGGGTCGTCGACCCAGTCCACCGGCACCTCGTGGATCCGCAGCCCGGACCGCTCCGCCAGGACGAGCAGCTCGGTGTCGAAGAACCAGCCCGTGTCCTGCACAAGGGGCAGCAGCGCGTGGGCGACATCGCCGCGGATCGCCTTGAAGCCGCACTGCGCGTCGGAGAACCGGGCCGACAGCGCTCGCCGCAGCAGCAGGTTGTAGCAGCGGGAGATCACCTCGCGCTTCGGGCCACGCACCACGCGAGCACCCGGTGCGAGCCGCGTCCCGATCGCCAGGTCCGAATGTCCGGAGATCAGCGGCGCGACCAGCGGCAGCAGCGCGCCCAGGTCCGTCGACAGGTCGACGTCCATGTAGGCGAGCACCGGCGCCTGGGACACCCCCCAGGCCGCGCGCAACGCCCGGCCGCGGCCCTTCGCGTCGAGATGGAGGACCGCGACCTCGGGAATCCTTGCCTCTAGCTCGTTCGCCACGGCCAGCGTGCGGTCGGTGCTGGCGTTGTCGGCGATCGTGATCCGAAAAGGGTAGGGAAATGTTTCGACGAGGTGACGGCGCAGCCGGGTGACACACGGCTCCAGATCGGACTCCTCGTTGTACACCGGGATTACCACGTCGAGCAGGGGACGCGCCCCCGGATGAGGAGGCCGAGCCAGAATGTGCTCGACCATCGCGGTGGCGCCGCCTTGCGGATGCACTGTCGTGGCCATGGCACCAGGTTCGATGCCGGTCCTGTGTTCTCCATTGCGGAAACCTGTGGGCCGGCTGTGAATGCTCCACCGCACGGACGTTCTCCTTTTCCTGAACCTCCGGAAGACGAGTGGAAAACGTGACGAAACAACGCGGCAAGGAGGCCGCCGCGGCAGGTCCCCGACGCATGCGCGGCGATGACGGAAATACGACAGGAACCACCGGTCCGCACACAGAGCGAGCCACGCGTGACCGGTGGTCCGAGGGCTGATGGCACCGCCGTGGGCCTATGGCCCGAGCGAGGCTCACAGCCGCCGGTGTCGTCAGCCGCGCGTGGAGATCGGCCGCTGGCCCCACCCGGCGCTCGCGGAGCTGGCGACGGCGGCCATCGCCCCCGTGACGGCGACGGGATCGGCCGCGTCAGCGGGATCGGCCACGGCGGCGGGATCGGCCACGGCGGCGGCGGCGTCGACCGCCGTACACAGCGCGCCGGCTACGCCCGCCACCGCCGGCGGCACCGGCGGTGGCGCCTGGATCGTTGGAAGGATGACGGTGAAGACCGTGCGGCCGGGGACGCTGGTGACCGTGATGCGTCCACCATGGGCCTCGACAACCGCGGCGACGATCGCCAGTCCCAGACCAGTACTGCCGGCGTTGCGTGACCGTGACGAGTCGCCCCGCGCGAACCGTTCGAAGACGTTGGGCAGCAGTTCCGCCGGAATGCCGGGTCCGTCGTCGGTCACCGAGAGCCGGATCTCGCCGTGCTCCAGGCCGGCCGCGACGTTCCCCGCCGCGACCTTCCCCGCCCCAGCCTTTCCCGCCGCGGCTGTCCCCGCCGCGGAGTCCGCAGGGACCACGTCGAGGGCGATGGTGACGGATGTGCCCGGCGGGGTGTGGGTACGGGCATTGGCCAGCAGGTTCGCGAGCACCTGGTGCAGGCGGGCCTGGTCGCCGCGAACCGTCACCGGCTCGGGCGGGAGGTCCAGGCGGAAGCGATGCCCGGGCGCGGCGATGTGCGCATCGCTGACCACGTCGACGACCAGCAGCGACAGGTCGACGCAGCCGTGCTCCAGCGGGCGCCCCGAGTCCAGCCGGGCAAGCAGGAGCAGGTCCTCCACCAGGGTGGTCATCCGTTTCGTCTCGGACTCCACCCGGCTCATCGCGTACGCGATCTCCGGAGGCACCGAGGCTCCCGCCGGATCGGCCGAGCCCGGGTTTCGATCGCTGATCCGCCGGGTGAGCTCCGCGTAGCCGCTGATCGCGGCAAGCGGGGTGCGCAGCTCGTGGCTCGCGTCGGCGACGAACTGGCGGACCCGCGTCTCGCTGGCATGCCGGGCGGCCAGCGCCGCGCCGACGTGGCCCAGCAGGTTGTTCAGCGCCGCGCCGACCTGGCCGACCTCGGTCCATGGATCGGTATGGACGTCCGGAACCCGGACACGCAACGTGACCTCGCCACGGTCCAGCGGAAGCTCCGCGACCTGGGCGGCGGTCGCGGCGACCCGGCGCAGCGGCCGCAGCGTGCGCCGGACCGTCACCGCACCGATCACCCCGAGGAGCAGCACCCCGCCGCCGGCGACGCCGCCGGCGATGATGAGCAGCTGGTTCACGGTGGCGTCGACCTCGGCGAGCGACAGTCCGCTCACGACCACGAGGCTGCCGTCGGGGACCGGTCCGGCCATCACTCGGTAGGAGCCGAGGTCACCAAGCGTGATCGTCTGGACGGTCCTGTTCGCGGGCACGGCGGCGAGCTTGTCCGTGACGTCGGTGGCGAGTTTCGTGATGACGTTGTCTTTTCCGAGAACGACAGCGGTCTCGACCTTGCCGTTGACGATGCGCGCGGCGATGGTGCCCGGCGTCTGGCCGAGCAGGCCGACGAAGGCCGCCGGCGTGCCCTGCCAGGGTGGTACGCCCGTCCCCGCCCGTGGCCCGAACAGCGCGCCGTCACCGCCGGAGATGAGCCCATCGCCTGAGGCGGCATCGCCGGCGCCAGGCGTCCCGCCCTCCGTCGGCGTCTCGCTCGCGGACCCCGGCACCGTGCCGGAAATCAGCCGCTGGGAGTCCGGCGGAGGCTTGCGCCACCGGTCGTCCACCGCGGTGAGACGGCCGTCGACCTGCTTGACGAGGTAGGAGCGCAGTTCGAGGGCGGTCACTCCAACGATCGTCGCGGAGACGGCCGTCAGCAGCAGGACCAGCAGCGCGAGCAGCCTTGCCCGCAGCGACCACCGCCAGGGCGCGAACATCCGTCGCGGCGCGCGCGACGGACGTGCGGAGCGGGACGACCGCCGAGGGCGGGACGACCGCCGCTGGGCCACGGCGGCGTCCACTCCGGCGGCGTCCATTCCGGCGGCGTCCATTCCGGCGACGTTCACTCCGGCGACGCCGCGGCCGCCGGGCCCGCCGCGGCCGGCGTCGCCTGCACGGCCGGCAAGGCGGAGCGGAGCACGTAGCCCGCGCCACGCATCGTGTGGATCATCGGCTGGCGGCCGACGTCGATCTTCTTGCGCAGGTAGGAGACGTAGAGCTCGACGACGTTCGCCTGGCCGCCGAAGTCGTAGTTCCACACCCGGTCGAGGATCTGGGCCTTGCTCAGCACGCGGCGCGGGTTGCGCATGAAGTACCGGAGCAGCTCGAACTCGGTCGCGGTGAGGTGGATCTCCATACCGTCCCGATAGACCTCTCGGCTGTCCTCGTCAAGGCTGAGGTCGCCGACGACGAGGACGTTCCGGCGGGCCGCGACCTTGCCGTGCACCCGGCGCATCAGCCCGCGCAGCCGGGCGGCGAGCTCCTCGATGCTGAAGGGCTTGGTCACGTAGTCGTCGCCGCCGGCGGTAAGCCCGAGGACCCGGTCCTCGACCGCGTCCTTGGCGGTCAGGAACAGCACCGGGATGTCCGGGCGGACGGTCCGCATCGAGCGCAGCACCGCGAGCCCGTCCATGTCGGGCAGCATGATGTCGAGCACCACCGCGTCCGGCTGGAACTCGTCGACCATCCGCAGCGCGGCCTTCCCCGTGCCGGCGGCGGCGACGTCCCAGCCCTCGTAGCGCAGCGCCATCGTCAGCAGCTCGGCCAGCACGGTCTCGTCGTCGACGACCAGCACCCGCAGCGACCGGCCGTCGGCCGCCCGTGGCTCGAACGCCGGCCCGCGCGCCCCGCGCGGCCCGGCGGACTCCATCGACATCACCGCGGCCGAGGCATACGGAGCCGTCGCCGCGGCGGGTGGCACGCCCGGCTCCGCCTCGGAGGCGGCGCCACTACCAGCGCCCAGGACGGTGGTCGGAACCGATTCGCGCCATGCCATACCCAGAGAGTGGACGCGCCGGCTGTGGACTTCCTGAGTCGTCCCTGTGAAACACCTGTGGACGGGCCAACGCGCCGATCGGAACACAGGTGACGAACCCGCCGACGGCTCCCCCCGAGGGAGCCATCGGCGAGTACGGGCTAGTTGCGAACGGTGGCGGTGCCGATGACGGGGGTGGTGGGCTGCTTGGAGCCGCCCTTCGGTTCGACGGTCACCTTCACCGCCTTCACGTTGCTCTCAAGCTGCAGGAGGCGGGTTGCCTTGACGGAGTTGCCCTCGACGATGGCGGCGGACTTGACTCCCTCGGGCGTCGACATCCACAGCTGGTACACCCGGTTGTTGGGAAGCGGCGGCAGGTCGCGGACGTCGACGTACGCCTTGTCACCGAACGGGATCACCGCGATACTCCCGCCGCCGGTCATCGGCTGCGCCGAGCTGGCCGCGGCGGCGGCCACGACCGCGTCGAGGTCCGCTACCCGCGACCGCTCCGCGGCGAGCTGGTTGCGCTGGTCGACGGATACCGCGCCGACGACGCCGAGCCCCACCAGCGCCACGACCGCCGCGGCGGCGGCCGCGATCGCGACCGCCTTCAGCTGGCGGCGCTCGCGCCGCTGGCGCA of the Pseudofrankia saprophytica genome contains:
- a CDS encoding acyl-CoA dehydrogenase family protein, whose amino-acid sequence is MEFEEPPEHTAIREAVRDICKGFDAEYWRQHEKNHEFPWKFYNEMAAAGWIGTAIPEEFGGGGGGITEASIVMEEVAASGGAMNAASALHISVFGMNPVVKFGSQAQKEKYLPRVATGELQVAFGVTEPDAGTDTTSITTRAVRDGDDYIVHGQKVWTTKGHVAEKVLLLVRTTPLEEVRKRTDGMTLLLADLRRPEVDIHQIDKIARNAVGSCEVRYDGLRVDGSDLVGEEGRGFKYLLDGLNPERILIAAEALGIGKAALRVATQYANERVVFGRPIGKNQGIAFPLAEAHMRLAAAELVIRQASWRYDQGLPCGEHANTAKFLASDAAFFAADRAMQTHGGFSFATEYPVGRFWAESRLMKIAPVSQEMVMNYISEHVLGLPRSY
- a CDS encoding MaoC family dehydratase; amino-acid sequence: MGSWFEELPVGTVVHHAITRTLTETDNVLFTTLSMNPQPLHLDHEFASKTEFGRPLLNSMMTVATVVGLAVPELTLGTTVANLGFGSIEFPKPMFAGDTLHVITEVTKARLSSSRPGVGIVEFRHDGYNQYDELVCRAFRSALMHCRPADETD
- a CDS encoding threonine ammonia-lyase — protein: MDDRPAARALPTFDDIAAARDLLAGHLPATPMWTYPALNAAVGVTIYVKHENVQPTGAFKVRGGLTLLAGMSSERRARGTITYSTGNHAQSMAYASAAFDAPCTVVMPTTAAASKVRALGALGATVELHGPDMAAAQTRAEEIAAESGQLLVSPGDTPELIAGVGTAYLEVVEAWPDLDAVIVPIGSGTGAAGASLVTARLAPRCRVIGVQSSSAPAAHDSWRSGECVRRPIRTNACGLATGRGYELPQRVLRTGLADFHLVDDDQIADAQRLLASDAHTLAEGAGAAALAAILARPDDFAGQRVAVVVTGGNASAAEIAALSVAATDLAATDLAATDLAAAAA
- a CDS encoding LysR family transcriptional regulator; the encoded protein is MLDMTRLRVLVAVARHGSVTAAARALQYAQPSVSHHLARLEAETGSQLVQRVGRGIRLTEAGRVLAERAEEILGRLDAAEAELAAYTGLRAGRVRLVAFPSALGTFVPAAAAAFAADHPGVELRLTEAEPPDAIRLLRAGEADVALLFAYRDLARDEHPEASPPGGGRTPVTQAPTPAPAPAPAPAPAPAPAMVPRPTRPTPNERLSPDPTWIEPEDDGLRRMTLLTESIYLVTPAGLAGDRLADHRHRRWIAGCERCRTALLRSCATAGFSPDIAFTTDDYLAVQALVAAGLGVTTLPGLALQAHRHPGVRASRLPGQTRTVSAAVHGEPPDPPVTAALLAHLRAATTAWASFNVTKD
- a CDS encoding glycosyltransferase family 39 protein, which produces MTSDQGAWGAPRYSAGQNPVADHPYPVEPSQVAVVDTWPGEHRLADAPVADLPTADSPVVEPPVAEPHPGGRRRAHSGGAAGRSGRLTRLVRGRPEDPRWARPALLVLLALTAVLYLWDLGASGYGNSFYAAAVQAGTLSWKALFFGSIDSSNYITVDKPPASLWMMALSGRVFGFSSWSMLVPNALCGVASVGLLYSAVRRVAGPAVGLAAGALLALTPVAVLMFRFNNPDALLVLLLVIGAYCVTRALEAASWRWLALAGLAIGFGFLTKMLQAFVVLPVFALVYLIAAPTRLRARIGHVLAGTVGVIVGAGWWVLATVLWPASSRPFIGGSGNNSVLGLAFGYNGLGRIFGGDGNGGGGGSGGGPGAVASEALSALGSTGQQYAGGLGAAGGATGAGGTVPGLNGAAGYGSAASDAMGGAFGGAPGAGGPGGGGGGFGGTAGLGRMFNENFGAQISWLIPAALILLVGGLWATRRAARTDRARAALLLWGGWLVVTGVVFSYMEGTIHEYYTVALAPGLAGTIALGARELWRTRDEIVSRLLLALSVGVTSVWSYVLLGRTDWQSWLRVPVLVVGLVGAAALLLWPVLRRSPVRRSAAVLALAAVIFGTLAAPTAYALETASVPHTGSIPLAGPASAGGAGGFRTMGGGAPGQGAANGQEGAPNGQEGAPSEQGSATSGQDGDLTGQDRGLGGGGGGMEGQADSAVTQLLTSGSDGYRWVAAVSSAQSAASLELATGGLPVMAIGGFTGSDEVLTLDQFKQYVADGKIHYYLGGGGGGGGFGGGGGANSQIASWVQATFTSVTVGSQTVYDLTKPAS
- a CDS encoding bifunctional glycosyltransferase family 2/GtrA family protein, which translates into the protein MATTVHPQGGATAMVEHILARPPHPGARPLLDVVIPVYNEESDLEPCVTRLRRHLVETFPYPFRITIADNASTDRTLAVANELEARIPEVAVLHLDAKGRGRALRAAWGVSQAPVLAYMDVDLSTDLGALLPLVAPLISGHSDLAIGTRLAPGARVVRGPKREVISRCYNLLLRRALSARFSDAQCGFKAIRGDVAHALLPLVQDTGWFFDTELLVLAERSGLRIHEVPVDWVDDPDSRVDIVATALADLRGIARLGRALASGQLPVRELRAQLGRAPLTTQEPLIPSEVSDASGQRQLIQQLARFGTIGVASTAAYLALFVLLRGPLGAQGANLVSLLLTAVANTAANRRLTFGIRGVGARSQVEGLVVFGLGLALTSGALGGLKAFAPDAGRVLELAVLIGANLTATLLRFVAFRAWVFHPRRGGHSDVPRPQAERPSESVPGSLFQPVRPREPEQES
- a CDS encoding sensor histidine kinase, with the protein product MDAAGMDAAGVDAAVAQRRSSRPRRSSRSARPSRAPRRMFAPWRWSLRARLLALLVLLLTAVSATIVGVTALELRSYLVKQVDGRLTAVDDRWRKPPPDSQRLISGTVPGSASETPTEGGTPGAGDAASGDGLISGGDGALFGPRAGTGVPPWQGTPAAFVGLLGQTPGTIAARIVNGKVETAVVLGKDNVITKLATDVTDKLAAVPANRTVQTITLGDLGSYRVMAGPVPDGSLVVVSGLSLAEVDATVNQLLIIAGGVAGGGVLLLGVIGAVTVRRTLRPLRRVAATAAQVAELPLDRGEVTLRVRVPDVHTDPWTEVGQVGAALNNLLGHVGAALAARHASETRVRQFVADASHELRTPLAAISGYAELTRRISDRNPGSADPAGASVPPEIAYAMSRVESETKRMTTLVEDLLLLARLDSGRPLEHGCVDLSLLVVDVVSDAHIAAPGHRFRLDLPPEPVTVRGDQARLHQVLANLLANARTHTPPGTSVTIALDVVPADSAAGTAAAGKAGAGKVAAGNVAAGLEHGEIRLSVTDDGPGIPAELLPNVFERFARGDSSRSRNAGSTGLGLAIVAAVVEAHGGRITVTSVPGRTVFTVILPTIQAPPPVPPAVAGVAGALCTAVDAAAAVADPAAVADPADAADPVAVTGAMAAVASSASAGWGQRPISTRG
- a CDS encoding response regulator transcription factor, translating into MMSMESAGPRGARGPAFEPRAADGRSLRVLVVDDETVLAELLTMALRYEGWDVAAAGTGKAALRMVDEFQPDAVVLDIMLPDMDGLAVLRSMRTVRPDIPVLFLTAKDAVEDRVLGLTAGGDDYVTKPFSIEELAARLRGLMRRVHGKVAARRNVLVVGDLSLDEDSREVYRDGMEIHLTATEFELLRYFMRNPRRVLSKAQILDRVWNYDFGGQANVVELYVSYLRKKIDVGRQPMIHTMRGAGYVLRSALPAVQATPAAAGPAAAASPE
- a CDS encoding anti-sigma factor, whose translation is MTSTSPEAHLLTGAYVLDALDGHDRADVETHLDDCPTCAREVVELRTVATMLGEAVPETPPLSLRASLLSEINQTRQLPPIVPGVPGDDLRQRRERRQLKAVAIAAAAAAVVALVGLGVVGAVSVDQRNQLAAERSRVADLDAVVAAAAASSAQPMTGGGSIAVIPFGDKAYVDVRDLPPLPNNRVYQLWMSTPEGVKSAAIVEGNSVKATRLLQLESNVKAVKVTVEPKGGSKQPTTPVIGTATVRN